The sequence GGAGTAGAAAAAAATTAGAGTTGgatagagagagatggagagagatgcagacacagagacagTCAGAGACGGAGATGGGCTTAGAGAGAGAGcaggcagacagagaaaggcagacACAAAGGTGCAGACAGAGACAAAgccacagaaagaaagagagggggagaggagACAGCCGAGCAGGGGAATGGAGACCCAAACACAGAGTCAGCCATCGATGGGGAGAGACGGCCGAGGCCCCGCCCTCACCTAGAGCTCATcccgggggtggggatggaggctgTGCCCGCTGCTGCCCGCCAGGTCCAGGCGGGGGCCGCGCAGGGTCTTGTAGGAGCCGGTCCAGCTGACGAGGCGGCCACTGTCGTCGTCCCAGGGCGAGGATGTCTCGGTGTCGCTGAGCCACTCGGCGTCCCCTGCGTAGTGGGTGGGGGCCGCGAGCAGGGGCCGGGCTGAGAAGGCCTGCAGGTCCCGCGGCCAGAAGTGTGCCTTGTACTGCTcactgggaggggggaggggggctcaggggGGCTGGGGTGAACCGTCCCACCCCAGACCCACGCCAGCCTGGAGTCGGGCACCTCACCCCCGAGGCACCTGACTGCCCTCCCCATCTAATCCTGAGGTGGCATTTCtcttatccccattttccagatggggaaactgagatgcaGAATAGGAAAATCGCTTGCCTGGAAACCACAGGGCATCACAGAATTCACACAGAGGTTAGTCTGATGCCAAGGCTAAGCTGGGCTCCTCCTTGGTGACTGGACGTGGCTCAGCCTGCCAGCCTCGGTCTCCCCAGCTGCCCAATGAGGGGACTTACTACCTGCTGAGGTGGGCTCTGAGGACGGGCTGACCCTACCCTGCCCTGCGACTCACTTGGGGTGCTGGTCAAACATGATGGGCAGGAACTCATCCACAGGCAGCATTCGGCGCAGCGGCTGGGAGGCCAGCAGCTTGCGGGCGCCCGCCAGGCTCAGGACGTACGCCAGCGTCCAGTAGGAGTAGCCGGCCACCACCAGGTTCGGCAGCCCCTCCACAACTGCCTCCTCCTCGGGGTTCACCTGCTTCCGGCCGAGGTAGCTACAGGTGACACCAGGGGTCCCAGGAGTCACTGTTGATGTCCCAGGGCCCTCGCTGTCCCCAACTCCATCTACAGAGCCAAGCCCGGGGTTGTGGGGGGCTGGCCAGGGCTCCCCGCAGGAGAAGGCTGTCCCCAGGAGGCCCACCCTTCTCCCTGGCCCCTGGGGGCCCGGGCTGCCTACATCAGGTCCCAAGGAAGTTTCTCCGCCTCCACCTCCTCCATCAGCCGCTCCAGCCGCCCCTTGAAATTGCTCTCAAAGCGCACGTCGTCCTCAAATACCACGACCTGGGTCAGGCCCCGGGCGACGACCTGAGGCACAAGGTGGGCGTGGGAGGGTGGCTCTTTAGACCGGGCTGTCCCCTCCAGCCTGGCTGACACTGACAAACACTCCTGGCTTCGGTTACAGGCCAAGTGCTCGGCCCTGGCTATGTTGCTCAGCTGCTCCAAAGCCTACTGGGGCTTCCCACGGCCTGGGGATTGAAACCCCAACACGGCGCTCTAGTAGTCAAGGgcctccaggctcccagtctTGCCCTCCAAGCAGATCAGGAGAGAAACCAGAACCCTTGCTGCAGTCACTGAGCGCGGCCTCATCTCAGGGGCCCCAGGGCTCGTCTCCAGGGACCctcgggaggcaggagggagacgGAGACACCGGGAAGGGACCCCACGGTAGTCCAAGGACACCCAGCCCGGATGTGACCGAGCTGGGGTCTGAGCCTGCATCTGCTGGGTTACAGAGCCGGGCTCCTCACTTCCGCCTCCTCAAGGAAGTGAGGCTGGGCTGGGGTCGGGCAGAGACCCTAGCTCCCAACACCCTGAGAAGAAATACTTTCTGTAACGTTCGGAGGTATGAGAAGAGCATGAAATCGGCTCAATAAATGGGGACCCTTTGATCTATTCAGAGGCAGCATTCagttcagaaaaacagaaatagaagctCACACGCAACGCATTTTGGCAacagtagaaaatgaaaacaaggagGGTGTCTGCTGTGCTTCACCTCCTGGAGGGGGCGCCCCTTGGAGGGCCCCGTCCCTGGTCCTCTCGGGCCAAGTCCAGGCAGTGGCCTCTCCCGGGCACTCACACCCCAGCCCTGGGCCGGGGCTGCCTGGCTAAGTCTTGGGCCTTTCTTCTCACACACAACACCCTCCACCCCTTCAGCCCCAGGGGTCTGGGCCTGCACCGTCTTCCTCTGCTGAGAAGGCTCCTCTCCCAGCCCATTGCCAGTGAGGCCCACGCTGACCCCACTGGAGGCCAGGAGGCCAGGGCTGTCCACACCCTCGCACAGCCGGTACCTCCCCGGATCAGGGTAAACTGAGTTCTTTCTCCATTTCTGCGCCCtgctctggtccctctgccccaGGAGGGCGCGGCTGTATTCTTCGTGTTCACCTCTGTGTTCTCGGAGCGGAGGCTGTCCCAGCACACAGCCGGTGCTCAGTACATACCGCGGGGTGAACACAGTAAGGGCCGCGCCCACAGGCTGACAGCTGCTGCCTGGGTCTTCATGAGTGTGCTCGTCACCCACCAGTCACATGAGTGCTGGCACGGAGCCGTGAGTGGCGAGGGGGTGCCCTGCTTTCCCCAAGGGCGTGGGCCGAGGGGGCAGggtcctcacctcctcccagaTGGAGTAGTGGCTGAGGAAGCAGCCCACCTCGCCCTTGGTCAGCGTGCGGCCCGAGTAGGGGTCCTGGTAGCCAGGGAGCAGGTCCACGCCGAGGGTCCTCATGACGCTGCTGTTGAGCATCCTGAGGGAGACGGTGTCGCGGGGTCAGGGGTGCCCGTCAGAGACCCACCCAGGGCCGCCTGCACTGGGCAAATTGGGGACCGTCACACTGGAGTCTGGTTTGAAGGAGGTGGCGGTGGTagtggcttagttgctaagttatgcaccactcttggtgaccctatggactgtaacctgccaggctcctctgtccatcggatttcccaggcaagataactggagtggctgccgtttccttctccagggcatcttcccgaccaggaattgaacccaagacTTCTGCACTGCAAgcggtctcctgtattgcaggcagactctttactgctgaactaccagggattCCCAGTAGAGAGGGAGGAGGCCTGATTACTGCTCCATGTGGCCTGAAGTCATCATGACTGGACCAGGGGGCTGGAGCTGCCTCGGGCGGGGTGGGTAATCCTAAGGGGAGCCAGACAGTCTGAGGAGGAGACACCCAGGATGAAGGGCAGACACTTCTCAGGCAGGGGCCCGAGCAAAGGCTGGACATCCTGCGGTCCACCAGGCCAGGGCACATGCAGCCAACAGCAGTGGACAAGGGGGGCCGTGTGAACCCTGGCTCTGGGGGAACATGACTGGCCTGCTCCCGCACCCCACCCATCAGGGATCTAGGTTCAGGAGGGAAAAGAAGAGCCCTGATAATCAGAATGAAGACGCCATTAACCTCTGGGATacttactgtgtgtcaggccctGGAGAAATCTCCACTAAGCCCTTATAAACCCCTAAGAGGAAGGCAGCTACTCGCCATTTCCGCAGCAGGGCTGAGAGATGGGCGGACTTGCCGGAGGCCACACAGCTGGTGGCCAGGTTCAGGAGCTCCAGACCCCGGGCCTTAACCACTGCACCCTCCTCCCTCGGGTGGGCTGAGGAAGGGCCCCTTCTGTCTATTCTGGGCTGAGGAAGGGCCCCTTCTGTCTATTCTGTCCCATTCTGTctgccctgggctccccaaaACACAATGACGCAGGCCCTCTTTGAATACTCCTTGGAACAGGAAACTCGCTCGACACATCATCTGCTTTTCCCACCCTCAGGGAGCCCCGATGGgccaccctgggccccctgcactgcacAGGGCCCTGTCCCCGTCCCGGAAGCCTCACCGGCCGTCCACGGCGTCCACCACCCGCCCAGAGATCTCCATCTCCCACAGCGAAGTCAGCATGCGCTCTCGGCGGTCGGGCCGGCGGGCCAGGCTGATGACAAAcacctggaggaggcaggggggcaggggggcaggggggaggctgCAGGTGGAGGGGAGAGCCCGCCTCCTGACCCCGGTCCTGCAGGCCGGGAGGACTCACCTCATCAAACCCCATCTTGCTGGGCCTCTTTGGGGGCCGGGACACATGAGCCGAGGCCCACATGGGGGGCCCATCCACTGCAGAGGAAAGCCCGCTGTCACGAGTCCCCACTGGCTCAAGTCAGCGGCACCCTGGAGTCCCAGGCCCCCCTCATTCCCGCGCCATTGGCAGGATGCCCAGCAGATCACAGACTCCACCTGCCTCCACTGTTCGGAGGGGCAGACTGAGGCTCAGCGGGGAAAGCGACTTGCCTGGAGTCAGGGAATGATTTGAAGGGGAAGTTGACTCCAGCTCCGACTCCTGCCCAGCCAGGTCTGGGGCCAAGGAGAAGGGGCCCGTGGGAGGGGCGGGGAGTGATGGGGAGGAGGGACAACACCGGCTGGCAGCCTCACCCAGCGCTTCCAGGATCAGGTGGATGAAGTTGACTCTCTCGTCCTCCAGCCCCTGATGGGATTGCACAGGCACGTTCAGGTACCCATAACGCTGCTCGTTGCACACGTGGACCGAGACCCCTGTGGAGAGAGACCGAGTGAGTGCTGGCCTGCAGGGCGGGGATCTCAGAGCCCAGACGGCAGGTGTGAGCCCCAGTCCTACCGGTACCCACCATAGGAGTCCTCTCTAGGACCCCATGTCCCCATCTGTGGGGCTGGAGGGAGATGGGGCTTGGCTCAAACAACATTTCAGGGACCTTTCTGCCGAGATGGTatatattcattcaacagatgtcTCCAGGGCaccagctgggggcaggggcgaTGGTGGTGAGCAAGACAGACTGTCCCTGCCCTCAGAGGATTAAAGTGAGGAAGAAGCAGGCAAACTCCCACCTGgctatggccacctgatgacaCCGGGCCTTGCTCCACCCTCTAAATCTGCCCAGCCCCCTCACCCAATCCAGCACCATCACCTCTGGCCCAGACCCCTACACTTAACCCCTCCCCATCTCCGGCCCCTGCCACGCTGTCCTCCACCTGGCAACCAGAgaggcctttttttaaaaaattccttcagTGTTTGTCATCTTTATTACGATCATTTATTTAGCCTTTGTCTTCTACAGACTGTGAATCCTCCAGGgcagctcagtcagtcagtccgtccagttcagtcactcggtcgtgtccgactctttgcgaccccgtggactgcagcacgccaggcctccctgtccattccgGAGCTCGCTCAAAGCACGGTGTCTATTGAAAAGTGAACTCCAGGCCCAGCACTGAGTAAACAGCCCGGCGGAGTGCAGGGGTTGGAAGCGCAAATGGAGACAAAACCCCCATTCACGGGACTTCCTTAGtcgtccagtggttgggaatccacccTCCggtgcaggggatgcgggtttgatccctggctggggacttAGGTCCCAAGtgccgcggggcaactaagcccatacgccacaacaaaagatcccgtaagccacaacaaagacccgatgcagccaaagaagtaaataaacaatatgacacacagaaaaaaattggatatttgcatataaataaaaaactttacaAAATCATTCACTAAATTCCTTTGAACCACTGACCAGTAAACAGCGGCTGATACTTAAGTAGaggtaaacaaaacaaataaagtcactcagtcatgttcaactcttttccaccccaagaactatacagcccatggaattctccaggccagaatactggagtgagtagccgttcccttctccagggggtcttcccaacccaggcctcgaacccaggtctcccacattgcaggcagattctttaccagctgaggcacacgTAGAGGTAGGaatgaaaaaataaggaaacagggagttccctggtggcctagtggtgagggttctgtgctttcactgtcatGGCCCGGGTTgagtccctggttgaggaagtgAGATCTCAAGAGCTGtccagtgtggcaaaaaaaagaaaatatctgtgcTTCTTCTCATTTTTCGTCCATGTATCTGCTTCACCTTCACTCACGTTTTGCACTTGAtaagatcttttttcttcctgcACGTCTGCACGGTAGACGTCACCTACAGTGCACAAAATAATGATGACGACACCCTTCTCCCTGGCCACTCCTCACACGCTGCTTGCCCAGGTGCAACATTTCCTGATTGAATCGTCACTTCTAATTCACCTTGACCATGAGCAAAGTTCTGCACCCACCGGACAGCCTTCATCTTCTCACCACCCATGAGTGCACACCGTGAACTACATTCTCTGCCGCCTTCTCAAGGTCCTTATGCCAACAGCAGCATCTCTGTCTTGCTCTCAACTTCAGTTCTTCCTAGGACTGTGGTTTATCTGATCCAAACCCAAACATccaaacatttccttttttttggccatgctgcatggcttgagggatcttaattccctgatgaGAACTTGAACCTGTGCcttcggcagtgaaagcacagagtcctaaccactggaccaccagggaattctgcaAACCCAAATACTTCCTTGCAACTTTCATCTTAAAATTAACTATGCACagcagaataattttttttcagtgttcaaGTCCAATTGGATGATTCTCTGATGGCTACCTGACACCTACAGACTAATGGCCAGACCCTTGCCCATCAAGTCCCCACAAGCTGGCCTCCACCCACCCTTCCTGCCTCAGTCTGCACTATGCCCCCTCTTCGCGTACTGCGCTCTAGCTGCCGGCCTTCTTGTGTCCCCGgccaccacagggcctttgcatctgCTGGTCCCGTTGCTTGAAATGCTCTGTCTTGCTCTGTTTGCCTTGTTAATGCCTGCCCATACTTCAGATCTCAGTCCCAGTGATTacatcctccaggaagccttccctggagACCTGGTCAAGTCTAGTCTAAGCTCCCAGAACACCTATAATCAAGAAGCTCTTCTTCCTGTCATTGTGATTGACACTGATTTGTGTGATCCTTTGGTTGACTGGACTGGAGGATCCAGGAAGTCAGGGACCACCTGATTTTATTCACCACTGTCTCCCTGGTGCCTAGCACCtgatgcatgcatgttaagttgcttcagtcacgtccaactctttacactcctatggactttagcccgccaggctcttctgtccatgggattctccaggcaagaatactggagtgggttgccatgccctcctccaggggatcttcccgactcagggatcgaatctgtgtgtcttacgtctcctgcattggcaggtgggttctttaccactagtgccccctagGAAGCCCTTGGCACTGGTAGGTGTCCCATAAATATGTGCTTAATGAAGGAATACATGAAAGTGCCATGGTGGGCACAGCCAGAAGGACATCTAACCTACTGGGGCAGTGGGCCCAAGAAAGCCTACGATCCAAAGGACAATTAAGAATTAGCAAGATAAACTGTGGAGTGGGGAAGGGCAGGCAgaacagagggaacagcatgtgcaaaggcccagagaccTCGAAAAAAGGCTCAAGAAGAGCTGACCTTACCAGCAGCCTGACAGGCGTAGGCGAAGACGATGATGTCGTCAAAAGGCCAGGTATAGTTGGGGTGAGGCGGGTAGAAGGCCAGCTGGGCCGTCCCCTCAGCCCGCAGGGATACCAGGAAGGTGGAGTGGACCATGGGGACGCGGAAGCAGCCCCGGCGCTGGCGGTTCTTGGTAGGGAAGTAGTCAGCCGTGCGGCGGTAGTAGCCCTGGGGAAGCGGTAGCCCCAGGCTGTGAGAGGGTGCCCCTCCATCCCCAGCACACCGCTCCCCAGCTGGGGCTTTCTGCCCTCCACGTCCCTCCTCCCAGACCTCAAGGTCCCCGAGGCCCATGTCCCCGGCCGTACCTGGGGGGTGATCCCACACCAGAAATTGGAGTAGTAGGTCTGAGAGTCCAGCATCGGGGCCACCACAGGCAGCCCTTGCTCGATCAGAAGCTGCAGCGTCTGATTGTTGGTCAGAATGTTGTCTGTGTCTGCAAACTGTGGGGATGGGGATGTCACAGGCCCCAGCCTTGTCTGGGCAGCAGTCTCCCAAGGATTCACTGAGTGGGATCCCTCCAGATATCCAGGAACCCAGGATATCTCCCACAATCCAATGGGGTTCCCTCAGAGAGCTCTAAACTATAAACCAGGAGATCTGTTTCTAGACCAAGGATCTAGTCTGGAGCACTGGCTCGGGGACTAGGTCCAGAGATTACGCCTGAGTTGCTGATCTAAGAACTTTATGTGAAGCCTTAGGAAGGAAATTCAAAGACCTACTGTGATCTCtgagcaggggagcctggcgtgctgcaatccatggggccacaaagagtcaggcatgacttaatcttagcagactgaacaacaacaaaaacaaccctgATCTCCAGTCCAGGGAACTAGGCTCAGTTTATACTCTGGGCTCTAGCCCAGGGATCGAGTCTCAGTATACACCTTGAGCCCTGTCTCAGGGATCCAGGCTTAGGACAGAGTCTGAGCTCAAGCAAAGGGATCCCAGCTCGATACTTGATCTGGGTTTTGATCCAGGTTGCTAGCTGAAAGGTCCAGCCTATAGATGGTTAAATAGCACCCAGATTTCTGTCAAAGACAGGTGCCACCACCTGTGGGGAGCCCGATCGTAGGTCAGGCTTTCTTACCAGGATATAGtctgctccccagtccctggcaaaGGTCAAGGCTTCCTGTTTCAGCTCCATCAGGAATTGATGCCTTTCTTTGGTCCAGTGCTTAGGGCCCTCTTCATCTGGGTAGGACCTGAGGTGGTAAAGAGATGAGATGCTCCATGGGGCAGGTGCATGTGGTCAGAGCCCTGGCCTGGAGGCTGTGACTCAGCTgtccctttccctctctgggctgcACCTGTTGCCCATCTTCCCCAGAACCTTGGCCCTCAGGCCACACCTGGGCTCCCCCTCAGGCCTCCAGACCACAGCTGCATAGTCATGGCCCACAGCAGCCAGCCACTCCCGTAGCATCTCTGTAGTATTGTCCACATTGTGGTCCGTGGCACACCTGGGGAGACAGGAGGAAGAAGGGTCAGGGGGGTTGGCACAGCCACTAAAGGACCAAACCCTGAGGCAGCCTTACCCCTGGAGCACCATCCCCTGCAGGACTGGCCTCTCCTGGAAGCAGAGGAGGCACACATGCTACAGAGGAAGGCGGACAGCCAGGCCCCAGTCATAGGTCTGTGTTCCACTGTGTGAGCCCAGGCAGCTCCAGACCCTCTCTGGGCTCACTTTCTCCCTCTGTAACTAAAAGCCGTCCTGGCATGTTCAGAGGCTGAGATGACAGaactcaaatgcattttttttttttttttggacaggcAACTAGGATTTATTGGTGGGCATGAATAAGGAGGGGACAGCGCCAAGGCTCTCATGAGTGCAAGACCTGCCATTTGTCCAGAAGGAGGGATGTATTTGACCCCAGAGCCATCGGGGATGAGCCGCTTTTCTGCCACAATGTTTTCAAATTCACCAGCCTTAAACTTAGTAAATCCCCAGTTCTTGGAGATGTGGATCGACTGGCGGCCAGGGAACTTGAACTTGGCCCTAGGGAGGGCCTCAGTCACATGTTCCTTGTTCGGAAGCTTGGTACAGATGGACATTACGACTTGGCCAGTGTGGACCCTGGCCACTGTGTCGTGGGGCTTTCTGCCACACTTACCAGTCTGAAGCCTATGGGGACAGCACGCCAGTCACGAATGTCCACTGGAAAGGGCTGTCTCCAGGGCTCCTTAGGGCAACCTGGATGGGCAGCAGGCCGCATACGCTCCCCAGGGGGCTGTCTGCATCCACTCAAATGCATTTTGAAAGATGAGAAGGACCTCAACTTTGAGGAACACCCCGGCCATACTCCCtggttttcttccttccctctgctgtgtgacctcagattagtcccctcacctctctgagtcaggactggacagaggagctgctgCTTCCCTCCACCAGGAAGTTGTAATAAGGACCAAACCACACCCTGAGCATCCCTGAGAAGACCTGATGGGCCTGAGCTCCAAGGTCACCGGGCACAGCCTCTCCGAAGGGGCTCTCACGACAGAGGGGGGTGAGGGGGCGTCAGCCAAGAGCCCAGGCTTTCGGTGATGCTGCCCCTTTAAGCCAAGTCTCCAGAACTGAAGACTAACTACGTGTCAAGTCTTTTGGGGGTGGGAACTAACTAAACTCCGGACTGGTAATTGTGGGCGGCCTCCCCAGGCCACAGCTCCACCCCCAGCCCAACTCTGGTGAGTTGGGGAGAGTAGTTTGGTCATTTCTCTCAGTTTATCCCCAACCTTAGCTTGGGACTCCTCCCTGTTCTGGCTTCCACAGACTGTGGCCTCTGATTCTAGGGCCCTGTGGGGACACCTAGGGGGAGAGATGAAGGGGCTTCGCCCTTGGCCGGCAGGACCCAGCCCTCTTCTGAGAGAGGCTGGAACCAGCCCTGGGGAAGGGGGAGCTGGTGTGACGCCCCCCACCACAGAGCAGCATGGAGCCCAGGACTGACAACACCCCTACGGGCTCCCCAGGAACTCCCAGGCCTGCTGAACTCTGCCACATCGGGCCCCAGGGGACGCCAGCTGCTCCTGTTGGCCCCACTCTGTCAAGCCAACCACAGGTCCCACGGCTTAAGTTTCAGCTCTGGTGGGCTGGAGCAAGAGGGGTCGGGCCCAACTTATACCTAGAGGAGGTCCCGAAGGAGGAGCAGGGGCCAGAATGAGGGATGGGTGTTCCTGTGCCAACCCAAGGCCTCCACGGTCAGTCTGCAGGTACAAGGGGACAAGGGGCCCCGCCAGGGGGCTCGGGTTGCTGGAGGGCCTGTCTGCGAGGGGAGGGGCCTGTCTGGGTGGTGTCTGGGCAGGGAGCAGATGGGGCCAGCTGGAGCCCGGCTGTcggtggggctggggcggggggtagATGCCCAGTGGGTGCCAAAGCCCGGGTCTATCTCACCAGAGGGCCAGCCTGGCCCTGGGGTAGTCCAGCCGCTCCAGCGCGCCCAGGTAGTGAGGCAGTGAGTGCTCGGCATTGCGGGCCAGGATGGCAAGGACCACGGTGGGCAGCGACGGCTCCGCGACTCCCGCAGCCTCAAGCCGCGGccccagcaggagcagcagctggaGCAGCGGGGCGGCGGGGGGAGCGCGCATGGCGGGCGCTCGggcggcggcgacggcggcggcCCCCGGGGCTCCCGGCCGCGCCGAGGGGAGTGGGCGGTGCCGCCGGgcccggggcggggcctgggcccggggcggggccgaggcgggcccggagtggggtggggggatgtaCCACCCCCTCCCAAGGAGgctcccactcccctccccatccctctccaTAGATTCTCAGATGTCCTCTCCTCGGCCCGCGGCATCGCAGGACCAGTGCCCGGACACCCAGCCCAGACGCGATCCGGGAGCAGCCTCTTCCCGGCTGGAGGGTCGTGGGGCGACGGCTTCCGAGCCGCCGCGGCGTCTCAGAATAACTCGACTACGACTCCCCCCCGGGGCGTGCAATCCCCGGAATCCGGCTTCACGGAGCGCCCAACTCCCCTGAATCCGGACTGCCTGGCCATCCCTCCGACCCTCGGACTTGAGCTGCGTGGGGACCCGGCGACACCGCCACAGCCCTTTCCCAGGTTCCCGGGCTCCCGGCTCCTCCGCCGCCCCGTCCCCGGGCGCCCTCTGGCGGGCCCAGACGGAACTTCGCAGAGCCAGACCCGCTAAGGGGAGCGGGGAGCGGGAGGTGGGGTTCCCCTGACCTGCGAGCGCCATCCCGCCGCGGTCCGAGCCCGGCGTCTCCCGCGCGTCCTCGTCCTCGCCTCCGTCGCCAGCACCAGCGCCGCTCCGAGCCTTTAGGAGAGCAAAGCCTACTCTTAGACTGAGTATAGAACGAGGGACACCACACGGCCCCCTCACAGACCCCCACCTCCAAAGCAGGGTGGCTCCAGTGTCTGGTCAGAGTCGGAGTCCTGAGGCCCCTGCTGGGTGTCCAGCCTCTCAGGGAAGAGGAGGGCCCTGGAGGCACCAGTGGTGGGGCCTGCCGGTAGGTCACTTTTCTCCTGGGCCTCAGGTCCTCCTGGGTAGAATTGGGCTGTAACAGCGCCCATCTAGCAAGGATTCCTTGAGAGCATGAATGCACTTGAATTCTACGCAGGGAGCCTAGCAGGGGAGAATTCCTGGGGCTGGAAGCCAGGACTGGAGAAGCCAGGCTCTCCTTCCATTCAGCCCCTCACCCTGGTG is a genomic window of Muntiacus reevesi chromosome 3, mMunRee1.1, whole genome shotgun sequence containing:
- the CERCAM gene encoding inactive glycosyltransferase 25 family member 3 produces the protein MRAPPAAPLLQLLLLLGPRLEAAGVAEPSLPTVVLAILARNAEHSLPHYLGALERLDYPRARLALWCATDHNVDNTTEMLREWLAAVGHDYAAVVWRPEGEPRSYPDEEGPKHWTKERHQFLMELKQEALTFARDWGADYILFADTDNILTNNQTLQLLIEQGLPVVAPMLDSQTYYSNFWCGITPQGYYRRTADYFPTKNRQRRGCFRVPMVHSTFLVSLRAEGTAQLAFYPPHPNYTWPFDDIIVFAYACQAAGVSVHVCNEQRYGYLNVPVQSHQGLEDERVNFIHLILEALVDGPPMWASAHVSRPPKRPSKMGFDEVFVISLARRPDRRERMLTSLWEMEISGRVVDAVDGRMLNSSVMRTLGVDLLPGYQDPYSGRTLTKGEVGCFLSHYSIWEEVVARGLTQVVVFEDDVRFESNFKGRLERLMEEVEAEKLPWDLIYLGRKQVNPEEEAVVEGLPNLVVAGYSYWTLAYVLSLAGARKLLASQPLRRMLPVDEFLPIMFDQHPNEQYKAHFWPRDLQAFSARPLLAAPTHYAGDAEWLSDTETSSPWDDDSGRLVSWTGSYKTLRGPRLDLAGSSGHSLHPHPRDEL